Proteins encoded in a region of the Zea mays cultivar B73 chromosome 4, Zm-B73-REFERENCE-NAM-5.0, whole genome shotgun sequence genome:
- the LOC103653006 gene encoding uncharacterized protein isoform X2, translated as MVGKGSPRFNIGGSPKLRRFIPTTSATKKKTSPKCSGAKKSGSSPRVKQRADWNPGLERSLVDILHEFKESGYRGDNGWNSEGWNRMVEEFHVRNKYVSFTKSQIQDKEGQLKRDYKMLKAAKQQSGSTWNEKRNMVEGPPALWENLMVTFPKIKKFNNNKATFPLFDALGELYDGHLAEGTWNCTSLEAPQEEELNEQLQDAEDGPQGFDLNVVHDVDDEVDDALAERNEDMLQGRTNTLPRDEESGQRRPAASRNKQEKEPKKPRKTDNIENMMNKYLEMRSKQVEDEAAREKEAREKETREKEAAQSEDFSIKRCISVLNTMEEVTKMEKAKAYSVFTKSKENRETFICACEADQESTLIWLRNEMA; from the exons ATGGTTGGAAAAGGCTCCCCAAGGTTCAACATAGGTGGTTCCCCAAAGTTGCGTAGGTTCATTCCTACAACAAGTGCTACTAAAAAGAAGACTTCTCCTAAATGCAGTGGGGCAAAAAAGAGTGGAAGTTCTCCAAGAG tgaaacaaagaGCGGATTGGAATCCAGGTCTTGAGAGGTCTCTTGTTGACATTCTCCATGAATTTAAAGAAAGTGGATATAGAGGTGACAATGGTTGGAACTCCGAAGGGTGGAATAGAATGGTCGAGGAGTTTCATGTGAGGAACAAGTATGTCTCCTTTACAAAGTCTCAAATTCAGGATAAAGAAGGTCAGCTGAAGAGAGACTACAAGATGCTCAAAGCAGCAAAGCAACAGAGTGGGTCCACCTGGAATGAGAAAAGGAATATGGTTGAAGGACCACCAGCTTTGTGGGAGAATCTCATGGTG ACATTTCCTAAAATCAAGAAGTTTAACAACAACAAGGCAACCTTCCCGCTCTTTGATGCTTTGGGAGAGCTTTATGATG GACACTTGGCTGAAGGGACTTGGAATTGCACTTCTCTTGAGGCACCGCAAGAGGAAGAACTGAATGAGCAACTTCAGGATGCAGAAGATGGACCACAAGGCTTTGATCTGAATGTTGTTCATGATGTAGATGATGAAGTTGATGATGCACTCGCTGAAAGGAATGAAGATATGCTTCAAGGAAGGACTAATACTCTGCCACGAGATGAAGAAAGTGGACAGCGAAGACCTGCTGCGTCAAGAAACAAGCAAGAAAAGGAACCAAAGAAGCCTAGAAAGACTGACAACATAGAAAATATGATGAACAAATACCTAGAAATGAGGAGCAAGCAAGTAGAAGATGAAGCTGCAAGAGAAAAGGAAGCAAGAGAAAAGGAGACAAGAGAAAAGGAGGCAGCTCAAAGTGAAGATTTCTCCATCAAAAGGTGCATATCAGTTCTAAACACAATGGAAGAAGTGACCAAAATGGAGAAGGCAAAAGCATATTCAGTCTTCACCAAGAGCAAAGAGAATAGAGAGACTTTCATATGTGCATGTGAAGCGGATCAAGAATCAACTTTGATTTGGCTAAGAAATGAGATGGCTTAG
- the LOC103653006 gene encoding uncharacterized protein isoform X1: protein MVGKGSPRFNIGGSPKLRRFIPTTSATKKKTSPKCSGAKKSGSSPRVVKQRADWNPGLERSLVDILHEFKESGYRGDNGWNSEGWNRMVEEFHVRNKYVSFTKSQIQDKEGQLKRDYKMLKAAKQQSGSTWNEKRNMVEGPPALWENLMVTFPKIKKFNNNKATFPLFDALGELYDGHLAEGTWNCTSLEAPQEEELNEQLQDAEDGPQGFDLNVVHDVDDEVDDALAERNEDMLQGRTNTLPRDEESGQRRPAASRNKQEKEPKKPRKTDNIENMMNKYLEMRSKQVEDEAAREKEAREKETREKEAAQSEDFSIKRCISVLNTMEEVTKMEKAKAYSVFTKSKENRETFICACEADQESTLIWLRNEMA from the exons ATGGTTGGAAAAGGCTCCCCAAGGTTCAACATAGGTGGTTCCCCAAAGTTGCGTAGGTTCATTCCTACAACAAGTGCTACTAAAAAGAAGACTTCTCCTAAATGCAGTGGGGCAAAAAAGAGTGGAAGTTCTCCAAGAG tagtgaaacaaagaGCGGATTGGAATCCAGGTCTTGAGAGGTCTCTTGTTGACATTCTCCATGAATTTAAAGAAAGTGGATATAGAGGTGACAATGGTTGGAACTCCGAAGGGTGGAATAGAATGGTCGAGGAGTTTCATGTGAGGAACAAGTATGTCTCCTTTACAAAGTCTCAAATTCAGGATAAAGAAGGTCAGCTGAAGAGAGACTACAAGATGCTCAAAGCAGCAAAGCAACAGAGTGGGTCCACCTGGAATGAGAAAAGGAATATGGTTGAAGGACCACCAGCTTTGTGGGAGAATCTCATGGTG ACATTTCCTAAAATCAAGAAGTTTAACAACAACAAGGCAACCTTCCCGCTCTTTGATGCTTTGGGAGAGCTTTATGATG GACACTTGGCTGAAGGGACTTGGAATTGCACTTCTCTTGAGGCACCGCAAGAGGAAGAACTGAATGAGCAACTTCAGGATGCAGAAGATGGACCACAAGGCTTTGATCTGAATGTTGTTCATGATGTAGATGATGAAGTTGATGATGCACTCGCTGAAAGGAATGAAGATATGCTTCAAGGAAGGACTAATACTCTGCCACGAGATGAAGAAAGTGGACAGCGAAGACCTGCTGCGTCAAGAAACAAGCAAGAAAAGGAACCAAAGAAGCCTAGAAAGACTGACAACATAGAAAATATGATGAACAAATACCTAGAAATGAGGAGCAAGCAAGTAGAAGATGAAGCTGCAAGAGAAAAGGAAGCAAGAGAAAAGGAGACAAGAGAAAAGGAGGCAGCTCAAAGTGAAGATTTCTCCATCAAAAGGTGCATATCAGTTCTAAACACAATGGAAGAAGTGACCAAAATGGAGAAGGCAAAAGCATATTCAGTCTTCACCAAGAGCAAAGAGAATAGAGAGACTTTCATATGTGCATGTGAAGCGGATCAAGAATCAACTTTGATTTGGCTAAGAAATGAGATGGCTTAG